GTGGCGGTATCGGGAGGATTCCGCAAAGAGCTTATGGATAATGCAATAGGCTTTACCGGAGATTTGACCGTCATTCCTCCAGGAATAGAGAGCAGCTCTGCAAACAGCGCAGAACTTTACTCTATTTTGCCAATGCCTTGCATGAAAAAAGTAGCAGCCCTTCCTTTTATAAAATGTGTTCAGGGGACAACTTATCGTCCAGGTCTTATTAAAACCGATGACCAAATCCAGGGGGTAGTTTTAAAGGGAACTGATTCATCTTATGATTGGAGCTTTTTCAAAAGTTCTTTGATTAAAGGAACTCTTCCAAATAAAGACAGCAATGAAGTGATGATTTCCAAGCGGTTGGCAGATATGCTTTTGCTTAAGGCGGGGGATAAAATGACAATGTATTTTATCGGAGATGCTATTCAGGTGAGGCGTTTTAAAATCTCCGGAATTTATTCTGCGCAGCTGGAAGATTTTGATAAGCTTTATGTTCTTACAGATTCCAAGCTGGTAAGAGAACTCAACGGATGGACAAAAGGGGAGGTTAGTTCTTATGAAATCTTGTTTAAAAATCATGATGAAAAATTGCTGCAGCAGAGAAAAGATATTGTTATCAAAACTATCTATGACAATTTAAAAAACGGAGACAATGCGGTTTCCGTTACAAGCGTAAAAGATAATATGTTCACTCTGTTTGACTGGCTGCATCTGCTTGATTTAAATGTGCTTATAATACTTGTTCTGATGATTGCGGTTGCGGGGTTCAATATGGTTTCCGGCATTTTGATAATCTTGTTTGAGAATATTTCCCACATCGGATTGTTTAAAGCAATGGGAATGAAGGATAGAAACATTGCAAGAATTTTCCTTGCAAAAACTTCTATGATTGTTCTTAAAGGCTTGATATGGGGCACTTTAATAGGTGCGGGACTTTGCTGGGCCCAGTGGAAATATAAATTTATCTCTCTTAATCCCGATAATTATTTTGTGAAGTTTGTCCCTATACATCTAACAGTCAGTACAGTACTTATTACTGACGCTATCTGCTTTGCCGCAATAATGTTAATCCTTCTTATTCCTTGCAGATTTATTTCAAAGGTTTCTCCGGCCAGGACATTGACTGTAAAATAATCTAACGGAGTTTACTATGACTGTATATCAATTACTCTACAACTGTACGCTTGTAGTAATCATACTGTTGCATGACTATGTTCACGTGCCTGACCATGGTGCGGCCGCTGAATGAGCCCACCGTTATTCCGTCATCGGTGCTGTAGCCGCCGCGCATAAGAGGAAGAATTTCAGATATGTCAGACCATTTGCGCGGGTCTTTCCCTTCGCTTTTTGCGACGGTCATACATTGTGACATGCGCCCGTCTCCGGCATTATATGCTGCAAGTGTAATTTGCACCAAATCAGCCCCTTTAATCCCCTTTGCAGCATAAATCCCTGCAAGCCTGCCAAGCACTCTCGTCCCGGCCTTTATGTTCATCTCGGGATTATAAACATTGTGCACGCCGTGCTTTCTTGCAGTGCTCTCTTTTACCTGCATAAGTCCAACTGCACCTCCGGATGAAATTACATGCGGATTAAATTTTGATTCCTGATAAATTAATGCTGATACCAATCTCCAGTCCCATCCAATCTCCTTGCTGTATTTCTTAATCATATCATCATAAGGAGAAATCTGGTATCTGGTCATAGGGGCCATCATGTTCCCGTAGCTCCTGCGCCTTAACTTAAAGATAGAAGGCTTCTTATGAAATTTATCATACATTCTTCTGTATTCGTACGTCTGCTTAAAGCGTGCAAACCAGAAGTTTACGGCATTAATAATTTTTTCATTATCATATCTTGCGGCGCAAACTACTTCAAAATCATCTCTGTCAGTATTATTAACGGGCAAACTTGTAATAAAATCATCCCCGTATACATCAGGGATAGAATCCTCATCATTGTAAATCACAACATCCGTGGTACCGTCGCTGAGACTCATCCACAATGAATCAGAGTTTACGCTAACGCTCATATTTACAGTACACTTCTGCTGGCGATTAAAATATTTAACCATCTCATAAGCATATCTTATGGATGGTTTTCCTGTATTTATCTTACTGTCTATTACAATGGTACAATTGAGAGTGTCTCCCGCAAGAATATTAGGGGACGCCGCCTGCTCAGGATTTTTAATGAGCTTCCACTTAGGCAAAAAAACTATCAGGAGAACAATAAGAAAAGCTACGCCAATGCGTACCAGATTTTTACGTCTGACGCTGAGCTTTTCAAATCTTCTGATAAGCTCATTTTGCGTGTATATTTTTTTTATCTGCCTCACGACAGTTCCATTATATGTCTCACGACATTTTTAACTCTCCGCCATTGCGCAGGCGGAATTTATCTTATATAGAATGGCCAGAACAGTCCGAATTTAAGGGCATGCTGTGGTCTCAAATATCTGTAAGCAGAGAAGTAATCGCTTTTCGGCCAGCCCATTGCAGCATTTTCATATTTGACAAAAATGCAAGCTCTCTTCCACTGAAGATTTAAAAAGGCATCTATGTACGGACACTGTCCCGTTTTGTAATTTTTCTGGTTAAAGAACATTCCAAGAGCAGGAGAGTAGGCCTGTGCGTAATACTTTGAATAGTAAGTTATATTAGCTCCAATCTGCACATTAAGTACATTTTTAACTGCGTAGAATTGAGCGTAATATCTTAAGTTTAATGCCAGCTTAGGCAGCGGCAAAACGTCATCATCTGATGAAATCTGGAACAAAACTTTATTGTCAAAATGGAATAATCCAAGCTTGAAATTCTTTGAGATGTAACCATTTATGACACTCATCGCGGAATTGTTCTGCTGCGGAATTCCAAGCGTGTCCAGATAAATATTTTTATTCAGAAGCGCGTATCCGAATGATGCCTCCATGTTCCAGTGAGGAATCTGCAGCACCGCTTCTATTTTAGTTTCCGATATTTTTCCAAAGTCATTATCCCACTGATAGTGATTGGAATAGTAGTGGTCATAATAATAACTTGGAGTCTTTAAAGAACTGTGAAATTTTGCAATAAAATGGATGCCGTCTTTAATTTTCCAAGAGGAAAATTTCATCATGGCGTCAACGGTGTAATTGCCTTTGTAATAGCCTGCAAAGTCAATCTTGCCAAGTGCGTTCCATAAGAAATATTTCCTGAATTTTCCCTCCGCTCCAAAGTATGCGTAAAGGTCATTTTCATTTTTATCCTTGTGACCTGTAAGGAAATAATCTTGCTGGAAACCGTACAGCTTAAGCATCTGATGTCCAATGCCTCCGTTTAAATTAGAGACTATTGCATCTTTGCTCCATGGCTGCATTTTTATGAAGAAACGGTTCTCCAGTTTTCTTACCCTTACTGAATCAAATGTTGCGGTAGGGTTGATGTAAAATTTGTTGTTGTACAGGGAGCGTCCCGTAGAATCCGTGGTTGCAATTGCGTCTGTATAACTCCTTGAATATGTGGAGAATTCTCCGTAGTGTCCAAAGTAGGTGATTGTACCTTCTCCCGCTTTTAGCGTGTCTATCTTATGACCAAGTGAATCCTTTCTTGCAAAAAGATTTATTGGCAATCCGTATGTGTGAGTAATGAAAAATGTATTTCTTCTCAAAACAGATGACGCGTCAGACAAGTAAACCGGAATTGTCTTTGCATCAACTGTGGTATCAGTTACCATTGAGATATCGGAGACTCCTCCGTTCTCATTTCTTTTTAATCTGCTGAAAATATATCCGCCCTGTGCCACATATCTTTTGCCTAGATAATTACCTGTAAGAGTGAATGTTCTAAAGTCAGTCTTTTCATTTGTCAGGATTCCGTTTGTTCCAAATCTTTGGTACATGACCTGGAAATTGAATGACGGTGTGAAGTTCTGCGTGTGCAGGAATTTAACGTTGTCTTCCTCTTTCTCTTTTGTTGCAAACTGAGTTCCCCAATATGCCAGTTCCGTATATGGCGTCTTAACATTGTAAAACGGCATTGTCTCAGGCGTATAGGTGTACGGCAGCTGAACGTCAAAGAACGGGAATACATCCACATGCTCTCTCTTAAAATAATTGAACGGCAGCGCCGCGCTTCCGGAAGTTCCTAAGTACTGGGCGTTTACATCATTTTTGTAAAACGGCAAATCAAAGAAATGATAATTAAAAGATGTGTCCAGCTTCATCAGCTCCTGGCTGTTTACGTAAGTGTTGTGCTTCCACATGAACAGCCTTGTATTAATTACACTGTCGGGAAAAACATAAGTATTTAAAACACGCGGAGTTGCGCCCAGCACGCTGTCTTTGTATGCGCGTACGCTGTCTCTGTGCATCTGCCTTTTTTCCTTTGGAGTATAGATGATTATGGAGGCTATGGAATCTGCTTTATAAATGGAGTCTATTGAGAATAACACTCTCTTTTCCAGCCCCATGCGGCGCAATGAATCCATGCTCAAGTTTAGTCCTGCAAGGGAATCCACCATCTCCTGATAATGAGTTCTTACAGAGTCCGCCGCTTTTTTTATGGTATCTTTTTGTGTCCCGACAGATATTTTTCCGCCGCCCCACGGGCGCAGCTCGTCCGGTCTGCTCCAGCTCTGAAGTGCTGCAAATGCAAGAACTGCAAATGCTGCAAGAATAAAACCGCGGCACTTCTTTAATCTGTCGCGATTACCAGAACAATATTTTTCCGTTGCGCCTCTACGCATGAATCATTATAACTTTCTTATCTTTAAGCTCTTTGAGAGTTTCCAAATGCGCCTTTTTTGTAACCCATGCAAGCGCATTCTCCAAGAGTTCAACTGCATAACCATTTTTCTGCAAATCCAGAACGGTTGCTTTTACGCAAAATTCCGTAGCAATGCCGCTCACAGCAACAAAAATTGTTCCATTGCATCCCGCCTCTTTTGCCGCCTGTTTGATAGCCTTTCCAAGAGATGTTCCGTCTGAAGAAATTGCCTCATAACCAGAGTATTGTTCCTTCTTTGGATTGCAGCCTTTGTAAAATTTATTTTTTAAGGACGGCCTGTTTTCTTTGGCTTCAACATCCTCCGCAAATGCTTTATGCACAGCACCTCCGTGAGTATTGCGCACACAATGAGGAGGCCATATTCCGCCGTTGCGCTTAAATGAACAGTGGCTTGCGGGATGATGGTCGCACACATAGAATACTTTCTGCTCCGGATGATTGTTTATGTATGCAACTGCCTTATGGACAGCATTTTCTCCGTTTCCGCATGCAAGAGACCCGTCTATAAAATCATAGAGCATATCTACAATGATGTGAACGCAAATATTCTTCTCCATACTGCTGTTGTATAATAGGGGTTAAACTTCCTGTGATTTAAAATCGTTAATCTCTTTTATCAAGTGGTTTACCAATCCCATCTTCAAATCATAAAGTTCATTTGAGATGTCAACCTTGTAAAAATGAGGGTTAATCAGACGGCGCTCAGTTGGGTTAAAGCTGGAAAGGTTTGAGAGATAATAGGCTCTTTTTTCAGAGACCGGAATATCTTCATAGCAAATCTTGCCGTTTTTAATCATCTGTGTCTGAAGCATCTTGGAGGTATAACTTCCTTTTGCAAACTTCTTCTGCTGCGTCTCATCAAACTCAGCCTGGATTGGAATTTCCTCTCCAGCCTCTATAAGTTTGGTGGTATTGTCTCCTCTCAGACATGTGATGTCTGCTTTAAACAATCCGCGCTGCATAATTCTATAGGTAACCTGGAATCCCGGGTTAATCAGTTTGACCTTGTCTTCCGATCTTTTTAGAACAGGCTGATTGTCAACCTGTACAAGCTTGTAAACATTTCCAAAGCAAGGATTGTGCTTGCTGGTCGCAATTGCATCTCCAACTCCGTAAGAGTCTATGCATGCGCCCTGCTGCTCCAGCTCCGCAATTAAATATTCATCCAATGCGTTGGTAGCAAATATTTTACATTTCTTAAATCCCGCCTTGTCCAGGACGTCTCTGCACTTGCGGCTCAGATAGGCCAAGTCTCCGCTGTCCAGGCGGATGCCGTAACCGTGTGGGAATGAATCATCTATTCCGCAATCTTTATATGCGCGGATGGCATTCTTAAGACCGCAGTTGATAGTGTCATAGGTGTCTATAAGAAGAATCAAAGGCTCATTCATGTGGGTCTTGATGTATGATGTAAACGCTTTATATTCACCCGCTATGGTGCAGCCGAACGAGGTTACAAAACTGTGGGCCATTGTGCCTGATGCCGGCGTATCAAAAATCTCTGATGTAAGCACGTTGGAAGAGTTTGCACAGCCTCCAATATATGCCGCCTTTGCTCCATAAGTTGCCGCCCACGGACCGTGCGCCCTGCGGCTGCCAAACTCGCTGACCGGTTTTGTAGTGCTTCTGCATACGCGGCTTGCTTTTGTGGCAATTGCCATCTGGTGGTTCATAATGCAAAGAAGCGGCGTTTCAAGCACCTGTGCCTCAATTATAGGGGCCTGCACCGTAATAATCGGCTCCCTTGGAAATGCAATCTCCCCCTCTTTCATGGCATAAACGTTCCCCGTAAACTTCATATTTGCAGCAAATTCCCTAAATTCTTTATAATCAGGACCGGGAAGGAATTTCTCAAAGAACTCCGGAGTCTTGCTCCCAAGGCTCTCAATCATCTCCATAGCCTCTTTTGTCCCTGACACTACCGCCCAGTTGTTATTATCGGGAGCTTTGCGGAAGAAAATATTAAAGTAGGCCATCTTATCCTGCATGCCGCAATCCAGGAAGGATTTGCCCATTGTGTACTGATACTTGTCTGAACAATAACAGATGTCCTCCATTATTGCGTTGCTATTTTTTTTGTTTTGGTTCATTTCAAAAATGTTAATTCTCCCCAAAGGTACAATTTATTCAGATTGAAAAGGTATTTTTCTGTTTTTATGGCTTTTTCATTAAATTTGCCAAATACGTAAAAGTACATTAAACCTACAATTATCATTTATGAAACAGTTAGAAGATTTATTTGAACAATATACTCATAAACAGGCTGTTGAGGATGTGGAGCTTCCCTCTTCCGGGAGCAACAGACGCTATTTCCGGCTAAGTTCCGGGACTACAACTGCGATTGGCGCAAAGGGAACCTCAGTGGAGGAAAATATAGCCTTTATGGAGCTTGCAAAGCACTTCAAGAAGGCAGGGCTTAATGTTCCGGAGCTGTACTGCGCCTCAAAAGACAATGTTTACTATTTGCAGGAGGACCTTGGGGATGAGACCCTGTTTAATGCAATTTCTGAAGGTCGCGACAGAGGTCATTATAATGGCAAGGAGACAGAGCTGATAAAGAAGACTATAGCGCTTTTGCCAAAGTTTCAATTTGAGGGGGGCAAGGGTTTGAACTGGAATGTCTGCTATCCGCAGCCCGCTTTTGATGAGCGCAACGTTTGGTTTGACCTCAACTATTTCAAATACAGTTTTCTCAAGACTACCGGCATGGATTTTAGCGAGATTAAACTCTATGACGATATGCAGAAAATGTCAGATGACCTTACGAAAGTCGGGGGCGGCTTTGACACTTTCATGTATAGGGATTTCCAGGCCAGAAATATAATGCTTAAGGACGGAGAGCCGTATTTTATAGATTTCCAGGGAGGAAGAAAGGGACCGTTCTATTATGACCTTGCTTCATTTGTATGGCAGGCCAGAGCCAATTATTCAGATGAACTTAAAGAGGAGTTGATTGAGGAGTACAGAGAGGGGCTTAAACAATATGCGGACATTCCTAAAGATGAGTTTGACAAGAACTTGAGGCTTTTTGTATTGTTCCGCACTTTACAAGTACTTGGAGCTTACGGCTTCAGAGGATATTTTGAGAAGAAGCCTCATTTTTTGCAGAGCGTGCCTTTTGCTATAGATAACCTTAGAAAGCTGATAGTTAAACCTTTCTATGAATATCCGTATATGCAGGAAATTTTGGAGAAGCTTACAAAGATGAGGCAGCTGCAGGATTTGAGAAGAGATACAAGACTTGTTGTCCATATATTCAGCTTTGCATATAAAAAGGGTATTCCGCAGGATGACAGCGGCAACGGAGGAGGCTATGTGTTTGATTGCAGGGCGGTTGAGAACCCCGGAAAGTATGAGCATTTTAGACAATTTAACGGATTGGATAAAGAGGTTGAGAAGTTTCTGGAGGATGAGGGGAGCGTTACAAAGTTTCTGGGCAATGTGTATGACCTTGTAGATTCTCACGTTAAGAAGTTTATGGAGAGGAAGTTTACCCACATGATGGTTAGCTTTGGATGCACTGGCGGCCAGCACAGGTCTGTATATTGTGCGCAGCATCTTGCAATGCATATCTCTAAAAAGTTCAATGTCAAGGTTATAGTTACGCACAGAGAAATTGATGTTGAACAGGAATTGTAAATGTTAAACGTTTAGAAAATCTGTCGGGAGCTTAAAAAATAGCAATGAAGGTACTGATATTTGCAGCGGGACTGGGAACAAGGCTGAGGCCGCTTACTGATACTAAGCCAAAGGCTTTGATTGAGGTTGGAGGGAAACCGCTTCTGGAATGGCTGATTCTTAAGCTGAAAGGGGAAGGGTTTGATGATATTGTGATTAACGTCCATTATCTGGGAGAGCAAATTGTAGATTTTGTAAAGGAGAAGAAAAACTTCGGGGTAAAAATTGAGTTTTCTGATGAGTCTGACTTGCTGAGAGATACGGGCGGAGGAATAAAACATGCGGAGAGGCTTCTGAATGACGGGGAGCCTTTTCTTGTTCATAATGTGGACATTGTTTCCAACTTGAACCTGAGGAGTTTGTATGATGACTGCGCTGCCGGAATGGACGGGGAGGATTGCTGCCATTGCGGATGTGATGCCGGGGCGGTGCATGAAATTTTAGCCTCCCTGATAGTCAGCAAAAGAGATAGTGACAGAAGGCTTCTTTTTGACAGCGGAAATAATCTTGAGGCTTGGGAAAATCTTAAGACTGGAGAGGTGAAATCTCCTTTTCCCGAACTTGCGGCGGAGAAGGCCGGTTCTTTGAGAACCAGAGAGTTAAAGCCTTATGCCTTTGCCGGAATACATGTTATATCTCCTAAAATTTTTGAACTTATGAAGAGCTTGCCGGAGAAGTTCCCGATAGTTGATTTCTATCTTTCTCAGGCGGATAAGTATAGAATTAAGGGGGAGTACAAAGAGGATTTGCAGCTGGTGGATGTTGGAAGGGTTGAGCATATTGAGGCGGCAGCCGAATTGCTGCGGCTAACGCAGGGTAATTAACTATGATTAATGAGCTAAAGCTGCTTAAAAGATATTGATGTGATGAAAAAGATACCGAGTTTTACAATTAACCATCTTAAACTTTTGCGCGGCATTTATGTTTCCCGCAAGGACAAAGTTGGCAATGAGATTGTTACAACGTTTGATGTAAGAATGACGGAGCCAAACAGAATGCCTGCAATGGGAATGGGGGCGATGCATACGATAGAACATCTTGCCGCAACTTATATCCGCAATGACAAAGAGTGGAAGGATAAAATTCTGTATTGGGGACCAATGGGCTGCTGTACGGGATTTTACTTTTTAGCCAAGGGAGACTGGGAGTCTGCCGACATTGTGGATTTGATGAAGCGGACGTTTAAGTTTGTAGGAGATTTTAAGGGAGAGGTGCCCGGCGCCGCTCCAAGAGATTGCGGCAATTATTTGCTGCATGATTTACCAATGGCAAAATTTGAAGCTAAGAGATATCTCTCTGAAGTTCTTAATGTTATAGAGAAGAAGAATCTTGTTTATCCTAAATAATAAAATGAATATTTTAACAGACACAGTCACTCTAAAGCAGGTGGAAGATATTGTCTTCCGCAAAGGTCAGATTCAAGTAGCGCCACTGACAGTTAAGAAGATAGAAGCTTGCTACGAATTCCTTAAAAAGTTTGAGAAAAATAAAATCATCTACGGCATCAATACCGGATTTGGTCCGATGGCCCAGTGGAGGATAGATGACAGCCAGCTTAAGCAGCTGCAGTACAATATTATACGCAGCCACTCAACAGGTGCCGGGAAACCGCTTGACCCTCTTTATGTTAGAGCCGCTTTGCTTGCAAGGCTTGGAACTTTTTTGCAGGCGCGTTCCGGCGTGCATAAAGATTTGGTGAAGCTGATTGTGGATTTTATTAATCTGGACATTTGTCCTATGATTCCGGAGCACGGAAGCGTTGGAGCAAGCGGGGATTTGGTTCAGCTTGCGCATATTGCGCTCTGCCTGATAGGAGAGGGTGAAGTTTTCTACAAAGGGAAAATGCAGCCTACTGCAAATGTCTTAAAGGAGAATAAATTAAAGCCGTTTGAGGTTCATATAAGAGAGGGGCTTTCCGTTACCAACGGAACATCCATGATGACCGGAATAGGACTTGTAAACTTGCTCCGCGCAAAGAAACTTCTAAGCTGGGGCATTCTTACATCAGTGATGGTCAATGAGATAACAAGCTCTTATGATGATTTTATGTCTGATGCTCTGAACAGAACAAAGAGACATGACGGGCAGATTCAAGTTGCCGCTCAGATGAGAAAAATTGCACAGGGGAGCAAGTGTCTTCAGAAGAGAGAGACTGAGTTATTCCATGCGCATACGGAAGAAATCTTCCAGAAAAAAGTTCAGTCATATTACTCTTTGCGCTGCGTGCCTCAAGTGCTGGGACCTGTATATGAGGAGGTTGAGAATGCGGAACGCGTGCTGATGGAGGAGCTTAATTCTGCCTGCGATAATCCTATCGTTGATCCAAAAACAAAGAATGTTTATCACGGCGGAAACTTCCATGGTGATTACATCTCCTATGAAATGGATAAGTTGAAGATTGCAATGACCAAGCAGATAATGCTTTGCGAGAGGCAGATGAATTATTTGTTTCACGATAGAATCAACGGAATCCTTCCTCCGTTTGTAAATCTTGGAAAGCTGGGATTGAATTACGGATTGCAGGCTTCTCAGTTTACTGCTACTTCCACAACTGCGGAGTGTCAGACTTTATCAATGCCTATGTGTGTTCACAGTATTCCTAACAATAATGATAATCAGGATGTTGTAAGCATGGGAACAAATTCTGCTGAAATTGCCGCGCGCGTAATTGAGAATGGATATCAGGTTATGGCAATTCATGTTATGGCAATTATTCAGGCGATAGATTATCTTAAAATTCAGAGGAAACTTGCGCCAAAAACTTTGGCTATTTATAAAGAGGCAAGAAAAATATGTCCCGTATTTATAGAAGATACTCCTAAGTACGATGATATAAATAACATTGAGAACTATTTGAAAAATAAACAATTATAGGCCATGCTTGATGAATTTTGCCGTTAATGCAGCGGCAAAATAATGCTTGGCTGAGATGGAGGATTAGATATGAAATACGCATTGGTTACCGGCGGTTCCCGCGGAATAGGCAGCGCAGTTTGCAAGGCTCTTGCTAAAGATGGTTATCCTGTGATAATTAATTACGTGAGCAGAGAAGACGCGGCGCTGGAGACAAAAAAGGCAATTGAAGAGGCGGGTGGAAAAGCTGAGCTGCTGCAGTTTAACGTTGCTGATTTGAAGAGCGTAGATGCTGCCATAACTGCCTGGTCATCAGCTCATCCTGAAGATTATATTGCCGTGCTTGTGAACAATGCGGGGATTAGAAAAGATACCCTTATGATGTGGATGGAGGATGAAGATTGGAGCAGCGTTATCAATACTCATCTTAACGGATTTTTCTATGTTACCAGAAAAGTCCAGGGAGATATGCTTAAGAAAAAGTGGGGAAGAATCATAAGCGTTGCATCTCTGTCGGGAATAAAAGGGATGCCCGGACAGACAAATTATTCCGCTGCAAAGGGAGGCATCATAGCGGCCACAAAGGCTCTGGCCCTGGAGGTTGCAAAGAGGGGAGTTACGGTAAATGCTGTTGCTCCGGGTTTTGTGGAGACTGACATGACCAAGGAGCTGGATGAGGAGACCCTTAAGAAAACTATTCCTGCGGGACGTTTTGGAAAGGCGGAGGAAGTGGCTGATTTAGTGGCGTTTCTGGTATCGGATAAGGCTGCGTATATAACCGGACAAGTGATTGAAATTAACGGAGGTCTTAATACGTAATTTACTTTAACGGCAGAGAGAATTAATGGCGTAAAAATTAATGGAAGAGAAAATTAAATGGTCTGGGAAAACGGAGGGCGGAGACAAGCGTCAAAACCAGCTGGAGCGCATGCTAAAACATGTACCCCTGCGGGCCGTTTATTGCGTGCTGCCGTTTTTCATCCTCTACTATTTGATTTTCAAGCGCAAACGTGCTAATGCCATTTATGATTATTTGCGTCACCGACAGAAGCTAAGCTGGTGGAAATCTGAAATTGGTACATACCGCAATCATATAATTTTTGGAAAAAATTTGCTTGACAGATTTTATGTTTTCAGCGGCGGAGCGGAAAAGTTTAAGGTCAATATGCATGGCGGCGAGTATTTTTACGGCTATGCGGAAGGGCCTGATCCTGTGATAATTGTAAGCGCGCATATTGGCAACTATGAAATCTCCGCGTATGTGTGCGGAAGAATTAAGAAACCGCTGAAGGTTGTGGCTTATGCAAATGAGACTGCTCAAATGCAAAAGTTCCGTTCAGAAGCAATGGCAAAAAATAATATCTCCATGATTCCCGTAATGGAGGATATGTCTCATATCTTTCACATTACGGATGAACTGGAGGCACACAACATGATAACGCTCCCCGCGGATAGAGTTTTTACGGGCCGGAGGATTCATGAGTATAATATTCTTGGAGCTCCCGCTCAATTCCCAATAGGTGCATACTATCTTGCCGACCGCTATAAAGCAAAGGTTGTGAGTATGTTTGTAATGCGCGGCAAAGGATTGTCTTATGATATTTATGTAGAACCGCTTACAATTGATGATTCAATAAAAGGAAAAGACGCAAGAGCCATTGCCTACGGAGACGCGTATGTTAAAAAGCTGGAGGCCATGATAAAACAGTATCCTTTGCAATGGTTTAATTTTTATGATTTTTGGGATATTGAGGAGAGCAGCAAAGAAAAATAAATTGCAGGCAAATAAAAGATTAAAAAGATATGGAAAAAATTAAGAAAACATTAGAGGAACTGGCGGAGGTAAAAGTAACTGAACTCCTTCCGCAACGTCCTCCTTTTATCATGATTGACAAGCTAATAGAGTATGATGAGAATGAAGATACGACGACTACTCTATATCATATAGTGTCTGATAATCCTTTTGTCAAGGAGGGAGTTTTTCAGCCTGCCGGCATAGTTGAGAATATGGCTCAGACTTGCGCCGCCAGAATAGGATATTATGATGTGTTGCGCAATCTGCCTGTTAGTGTGGGACTTATTGGCGGCGTTAAAAATCTTAATGTTTATCAGCTGCCAAAGGCGGGGGACGAT
The window above is part of the Bacteroidales bacterium genome. Proteins encoded here:
- a CDS encoding phosphotransferase; this translates as MKQLEDLFEQYTHKQAVEDVELPSSGSNRRYFRLSSGTTTAIGAKGTSVEENIAFMELAKHFKKAGLNVPELYCASKDNVYYLQEDLGDETLFNAISEGRDRGHYNGKETELIKKTIALLPKFQFEGGKGLNWNVCYPQPAFDERNVWFDLNYFKYSFLKTTGMDFSEIKLYDDMQKMSDDLTKVGGGFDTFMYRDFQARNIMLKDGEPYFIDFQGGRKGPFYYDLASFVWQARANYSDELKEELIEEYREGLKQYADIPKDEFDKNLRLFVLFRTLQVLGAYGFRGYFEKKPHFLQSVPFAIDNLRKLIVKPFYEYPYMQEILEKLTKMRQLQDLRRDTRLVVHIFSFAYKKGIPQDDSGNGGGYVFDCRAVENPGKYEHFRQFNGLDKEVEKFLEDEGSVTKFLGNVYDLVDSHVKKFMERKFTHMMVSFGCTGGQHRSVYCAQHLAMHISKKFNVKVIVTHREIDVEQEL
- a CDS encoding nucleotidyltransferase family protein, giving the protein MKVLIFAAGLGTRLRPLTDTKPKALIEVGGKPLLEWLILKLKGEGFDDIVINVHYLGEQIVDFVKEKKNFGVKIEFSDESDLLRDTGGGIKHAERLLNDGEPFLVHNVDIVSNLNLRSLYDDCAAGMDGEDCCHCGCDAGAVHEILASLIVSKRDSDRRLLFDSGNNLEAWENLKTGEVKSPFPELAAEKAGSLRTRELKPYAFAGIHVISPKIFELMKSLPEKFPIVDFYLSQADKYRIKGEYKEDLQLVDVGRVEHIEAAAELLRLTQGN
- a CDS encoding S-ribosylhomocysteine lyase → MKKIPSFTINHLKLLRGIYVSRKDKVGNEIVTTFDVRMTEPNRMPAMGMGAMHTIEHLAATYIRNDKEWKDKILYWGPMGCCTGFYFLAKGDWESADIVDLMKRTFKFVGDFKGEVPGAAPRDCGNYLLHDLPMAKFEAKRYLSEVLNVIEKKNLVYPK
- a CDS encoding aromatic amino acid ammonia-lyase, with the protein product MNILTDTVTLKQVEDIVFRKGQIQVAPLTVKKIEACYEFLKKFEKNKIIYGINTGFGPMAQWRIDDSQLKQLQYNIIRSHSTGAGKPLDPLYVRAALLARLGTFLQARSGVHKDLVKLIVDFINLDICPMIPEHGSVGASGDLVQLAHIALCLIGEGEVFYKGKMQPTANVLKENKLKPFEVHIREGLSVTNGTSMMTGIGLVNLLRAKKLLSWGILTSVMVNEITSSYDDFMSDALNRTKRHDGQIQVAAQMRKIAQGSKCLQKRETELFHAHTEEIFQKKVQSYYSLRCVPQVLGPVYEEVENAERVLMEELNSACDNPIVDPKTKNVYHGGNFHGDYISYEMDKLKIAMTKQIMLCERQMNYLFHDRINGILPPFVNLGKLGLNYGLQASQFTATSTTAECQTLSMPMCVHSIPNNNDNQDVVSMGTNSAEIAARVIENGYQVMAIHVMAIIQAIDYLKIQRKLAPKTLAIYKEARKICPVFIEDTPKYDDINNIENYLKNKQL
- the fabG gene encoding 3-oxoacyl-ACP reductase FabG; this translates as MKYALVTGGSRGIGSAVCKALAKDGYPVIINYVSREDAALETKKAIEEAGGKAELLQFNVADLKSVDAAITAWSSAHPEDYIAVLVNNAGIRKDTLMMWMEDEDWSSVINTHLNGFFYVTRKVQGDMLKKKWGRIISVASLSGIKGMPGQTNYSAAKGGIIAATKALALEVAKRGVTVNAVAPGFVETDMTKELDEETLKKTIPAGRFGKAEEVADLVAFLVSDKAAYITGQVIEINGGLNT
- a CDS encoding pseudouridylate synthase, with the protein product MEKIKKTLEELAEVKVTELLPQRPPFIMIDKLIEYDENEDTTTTLYHIVSDNPFVKEGVFQPAGIVENMAQTCAARIGYYDVLRNLPVSVGLIGGVKNLNVYQLPKAGDDITTQIVVKEDMLGVILAYAKVLDHMMNLLADCELKIALK